In Virgibacillus sp. NKC19-16, a single genomic region encodes these proteins:
- a CDS encoding prenyltransferase produces the protein MGIIRENQVWNSNARNYVYRFSWLHLMRPMTFSATISPVLAGTTLAALEGPIRFDILIVLLIAALFIQASANMLNDYYDFSNGQDEEKWVAAESVNSSKPLHHRIPYVAWTIIGMAIILGAWISIQTTWWIAFIGTVGILVGFAYSAGQRSLASLGLGELVAALFLGFVTTGLGYTVQGHATGGLVLMIAFLYALLISTMILTNNIRDFQKDKGHRNTLAMRLGRRNAVRLLTVLLATSYL, from the coding sequence ATGGGTATCATTCGAGAAAATCAAGTTTGGAATTCTAACGCAAGAAATTATGTGTATCGTTTTTCATGGCTGCATCTCATGAGGCCAATGACATTCAGTGCAACCATTAGTCCAGTACTGGCAGGTACTACTTTAGCAGCTTTAGAAGGGCCAATACGGTTTGACATTCTTATAGTGTTACTAATAGCCGCCCTCTTCATCCAAGCTTCTGCAAATATGCTCAATGATTATTATGATTTTAGCAATGGGCAGGATGAGGAAAAATGGGTGGCTGCGGAAAGTGTGAATAGTTCTAAACCCCTGCACCATAGAATCCCCTATGTGGCATGGACCATCATTGGCATGGCTATCATCTTAGGTGCATGGATTTCCATTCAGACTACATGGTGGATTGCCTTTATTGGTACTGTCGGCATCCTGGTCGGTTTTGCCTATTCAGCCGGACAGCGTTCCTTAGCATCCTTAGGGTTAGGCGAACTCGTGGCAGCTTTATTTTTGGGATTTGTGACAACTGGACTCGGGTATACTGTCCAGGGCCACGCTACAGGCGGGCTAGTCTTGATGATAGCTTTCCTCTATGCACTACTGATTTCCACTATGATTCTGACAAACAATATACGTGATTTTCAAAAAGACAAGGGACACCGCAACACATTAGCGATGAGACTTGGACGCAGGAATGCGGTTCGTCTGTTAACAGTCCTTCTCGCTACTTCTTATCTGTAG
- a CDS encoding heavy-metal-associated domain-containing protein gives MTTKKFQLEPLTCPSCIAKIERKLGKMDGVEEAKVMFNSSKVKATFNDGKVTADEIKGTIEKLGYPVIA, from the coding sequence ATGACAACGAAAAAATTCCAATTAGAACCATTAACTTGCCCATCTTGCATAGCAAAGATCGAACGTAAATTAGGAAAAATGGATGGTGTCGAAGAGGCAAAAGTAATGTTCAACTCCAGTAAAGTAAAAGCAACATTCAACGACGGGAAAGTAACTGCCGACGAGATTAAAGGAACCATTGAAAAACTGGGATACCCAGTCATTGCATAG
- the narI gene encoding respiratory nitrate reductase subunit gamma, which yields MADIFWWVIFPYLTGAIMILGLLYRYAFSQLSWAAPSTEFFEKKWLRIGSPLFHWGIVFAFIGHVMGMVIPIEFYHFLGISDHLYHVGAIVGGGIAGLMVIVGLVILLIRKMVFDPVRVHATFADFFSIVALLIVAGSGTFMTIIYNTTVTAYEYRETIGPWFRSLFILQPQYQLMAGVPLIFKLHVISAFGLFASIPFTRLIHFYSVPVTYPSRAPQQYRSRSGYKRKG from the coding sequence ATGGCCGATATTTTTTGGTGGGTCATATTCCCGTATCTAACAGGAGCAATCATGATTTTAGGACTCCTTTATCGCTATGCTTTCAGTCAACTAAGCTGGGCCGCACCATCAACAGAGTTTTTTGAAAAGAAATGGCTGCGCATTGGTTCACCCTTATTTCACTGGGGGATTGTTTTTGCATTTATCGGACATGTGATGGGGATGGTTATACCTATAGAATTTTATCATTTTTTAGGAATAAGTGATCATCTGTATCATGTCGGAGCAATTGTCGGTGGCGGTATTGCCGGTTTAATGGTCATCGTTGGTCTCGTGATTTTACTGATTCGAAAGATGGTCTTTGATCCTGTTCGTGTACATGCTACATTTGCAGATTTTTTCTCAATCGTAGCCTTGCTTATTGTAGCAGGAAGCGGAACATTTATGACAATTATTTATAACACAACAGTGACTGCATATGAATACAGGGAGACGATTGGGCCATGGTTCAGGAGCCTATTCATCCTGCAGCCGCAATATCAATTAATGGCAGGCGTTCCTTTGATTTTTAAATTACACGTCATTTCGGCTTTTGGGTTATTTGCATCTATTCCGTTTACACGTCTTATCCATTTTTACAGTGTTCCGGTGACATATCCATCACGGGCGCCGCAGCAATATCGTTCACGATCCGGGTATAAGAGAAAAGGGTAA
- the narJ gene encoding nitrate reductase molybdenum cofactor assembly chaperone, with amino-acid sequence MIKQEEQAVLVIASRLLGYPTDTFIEEKQNIQECVEENIETSELKIELIASYDPLFRLSSQEIRELYVSTFDLKSKLGLYLSAHEFGDSSKRGAALIKLQKIINEAGFEREGDELADYMPMLFELLAVVPESKYHERLYRRLAVAIQRMLNNIDTENPYKGILQVLMRYIFPEPTTEEVAKLEFDREEADLEELPYPIMYQ; translated from the coding sequence ATGATAAAGCAGGAAGAACAGGCTGTTCTAGTCATCGCGTCCCGTCTATTGGGTTATCCCACGGATACATTTATTGAAGAAAAGCAGAATATCCAAGAATGCGTTGAGGAGAATATTGAAACAAGTGAATTAAAAATTGAGCTTATCGCATCTTATGATCCATTATTTCGCTTATCTTCCCAGGAAATAAGAGAATTATATGTATCCACGTTTGATCTGAAGTCGAAATTAGGTCTTTATTTGTCAGCACACGAGTTTGGAGATAGTTCAAAGCGTGGTGCTGCGTTAATAAAATTGCAAAAGATTATTAATGAGGCCGGTTTTGAACGTGAAGGTGATGAATTAGCCGATTATATGCCAATGCTTTTTGAACTCTTAGCTGTCGTACCTGAGTCAAAGTATCATGAGCGACTCTACAGGCGCCTTGCAGTAGCTATTCAGCGTATGTTAAATAATATTGACACAGAGAATCCGTATAAGGGTATTCTTCAGGTTTTAATGCGGTATATATTCCCTGAACCTACAACGGAAGAGGTTGCGAAATTGGAGTTCGACAGAGAAGAAGCAGATTTAGAAGAATTGCCTTATCCTATCATGTACCAATGA
- a CDS encoding Dps family protein, which produces MATEHIHEDHHATAAFMTNHIVANLGVLNIKLHQYHWHIQGPHFFTLHAKFEELYNEVNQYFDAFAERLIALGQNPYSTLEEFLEHTFIHEKTYDKKIAADKMVENLVTDYRTIQDVAIKAIELAGKEEDAVTEDLLIDYKDSIDSTIWMLQAYLGKDAQDGEEE; this is translated from the coding sequence ATGGCAACCGAACACATACATGAAGACCATCACGCAACGGCCGCATTTATGACAAACCATATCGTAGCAAATTTAGGGGTATTAAACATTAAACTTCATCAATATCACTGGCATATTCAAGGACCACACTTCTTTACCTTACATGCCAAATTCGAGGAGCTATATAATGAAGTAAACCAATATTTTGATGCATTCGCTGAACGATTGATAGCACTTGGACAAAATCCATATTCCACATTGGAGGAATTCCTGGAGCACACATTCATCCATGAAAAAACCTATGATAAGAAAATTGCCGCTGATAAAATGGTAGAAAACCTAGTAACTGATTACCGGACCATTCAAGATGTTGCGATCAAAGCAATTGAATTAGCAGGAAAAGAAGAAGACGCTGTAACAGAAGATTTATTAATAGACTATAAAGATAGTATTGATTCAACAATTTGGATGCTGCAGGCTTATCTTGGAAAAGATGCACAAGATGGAGAAGAAGAATAA